In a single window of the Nicotiana tomentosiformis chromosome 8, ASM39032v3, whole genome shotgun sequence genome:
- the LOC104102510 gene encoding protein RICE SALT SENSITIVE 3-like isoform X2: MAGSGESRRKEAVGMMALHEALRNVCLNSGWTYSVFWTIRPRPMLMWEDGFCRGSDCLDQMEGEDLVRKAFSKMSIQLYNYGEGLMGKVASDKCHKWVFKEPTENEPNVSNYWQSSFDALPSEWTDQFESGIQTIAVIQAGHGLLQLGSCKIIAEDLHFVLRMRHTFESLGYQSGYYLSQLFSSTRTTSNSSTFPLKQQINMPIRPPPVFNWGSRPNPAYPNFQNSAMIGGISHSSEAQTMENHHENDDIKWPNGLTIFSALTGQSDDSRLLFNADNLVSKSEHNQHAMNHDEKTSNPTSDSSNQNEFLSLESHFG; this comes from the exons atgGCGGGCTCAGGAGAAAGTAGGAGAAAAGAAGCAGTAGGGATGATGGCACTACATGAGGCACTTAGAAATGTCTGTCTTAACTCAGGCTGGACTTACTCTGTCTTCTGGACCATTCGTCCTCGCCC GATGTTGATGTGGGAAGATGGTTTCTGCAGAGGATCAGATTGCTTGGACCAAATGGAAGGAGAGGATCTTGTGAGAAAAGCCTTCAGCAAAATGTCCATTCAGTTATATAATTATGGAGAAGG GTTGATGGGAAAAGTTGCATCTGATAAATgtcataaatgggttttcaaAGAGCCTACAGAAAACGAACCAAATGTATCCAACTACTGGCAAAGTTCATTTGATGCG CTTCCTTCTGAGTGGACTGATCAGTTCGAGTCAGGTATTCAG ACTATTGCAGTAATTCAAGCTGGACACGGCCTTCTTCAACTCGGTTCTTGCAAGATT ATAGCAGAAGATCTCCATTTCGTGTTGAGAATGAGGCACACATTTGAGTCTCTAGGCTACCAATCTGGCTATTATCTGTCGCAGCTCTTTTCTTCAACGCGAACCACTTCAAATTCGTCCACATTTCCTCTGAAGCAACAGATCAATATGCCAATACGTCCTCCTCCTGTTTTCAATTGGGGATCAAGGCCAAATCCTGCGTATCCTAACTTCCAAAATTCCGCTATGATTGGAGGAATTTCACATTCGTCTGAAGCTCAGACGATGGAAAATCATCACGAGAACGATGACATCAAATGGCCTAATGGATTGACTATTTTCAGCGCGCTCACTGGTCAAAGTGATGATTCCAGGCTTCTTTTCAATGCTGATAACTTAGTTAGCAAATCGGAGCATAATCAGCACGCGATGAATCATGATGAGAAGACCTCGAACCCCACTTCAGATTCTTCCAATCAGAACGAATTCTTGAGCCTAGAGAGCCATTTCGGATAG
- the LOC104102510 gene encoding protein RICE SALT SENSITIVE 3-like isoform X1, with protein sequence MAGSGESRRKEAVGMMALHEALRNVCLNSGWTYSVFWTIRPRPRVRGGNSCKVGDDNGSLMLMWEDGFCRGSDCLDQMEGEDLVRKAFSKMSIQLYNYGEGLMGKVASDKCHKWVFKEPTENEPNVSNYWQSSFDALPSEWTDQFESGIQTIAVIQAGHGLLQLGSCKIIAEDLHFVLRMRHTFESLGYQSGYYLSQLFSSTRTTSNSSTFPLKQQINMPIRPPPVFNWGSRPNPAYPNFQNSAMIGGISHSSEAQTMENHHENDDIKWPNGLTIFSALTGQSDDSRLLFNADNLVSKSEHNQHAMNHDEKTSNPTSDSSNQNEFLSLESHFG encoded by the exons atgGCGGGCTCAGGAGAAAGTAGGAGAAAAGAAGCAGTAGGGATGATGGCACTACATGAGGCACTTAGAAATGTCTGTCTTAACTCAGGCTGGACTTACTCTGTCTTCTGGACCATTCGTCCTCGCCC GAGAGTTCGAGGTGGTAATAGTTGCAAAGTTGGAGATGACAATGGTAGCTT GATGTTGATGTGGGAAGATGGTTTCTGCAGAGGATCAGATTGCTTGGACCAAATGGAAGGAGAGGATCTTGTGAGAAAAGCCTTCAGCAAAATGTCCATTCAGTTATATAATTATGGAGAAGG GTTGATGGGAAAAGTTGCATCTGATAAATgtcataaatgggttttcaaAGAGCCTACAGAAAACGAACCAAATGTATCCAACTACTGGCAAAGTTCATTTGATGCG CTTCCTTCTGAGTGGACTGATCAGTTCGAGTCAGGTATTCAG ACTATTGCAGTAATTCAAGCTGGACACGGCCTTCTTCAACTCGGTTCTTGCAAGATT ATAGCAGAAGATCTCCATTTCGTGTTGAGAATGAGGCACACATTTGAGTCTCTAGGCTACCAATCTGGCTATTATCTGTCGCAGCTCTTTTCTTCAACGCGAACCACTTCAAATTCGTCCACATTTCCTCTGAAGCAACAGATCAATATGCCAATACGTCCTCCTCCTGTTTTCAATTGGGGATCAAGGCCAAATCCTGCGTATCCTAACTTCCAAAATTCCGCTATGATTGGAGGAATTTCACATTCGTCTGAAGCTCAGACGATGGAAAATCATCACGAGAACGATGACATCAAATGGCCTAATGGATTGACTATTTTCAGCGCGCTCACTGGTCAAAGTGATGATTCCAGGCTTCTTTTCAATGCTGATAACTTAGTTAGCAAATCGGAGCATAATCAGCACGCGATGAATCATGATGAGAAGACCTCGAACCCCACTTCAGATTCTTCCAATCAGAACGAATTCTTGAGCCTAGAGAGCCATTTCGGATAG